The Archocentrus centrarchus isolate MPI-CPG fArcCen1 chromosome 1, fArcCen1, whole genome shotgun sequence genome includes the window TCAAAGAATGAAATCAGGAACTGCATACTACCCACAGCAATGCTGAATAGTCAGCATCCTAAAACTATTACTAATCATTCATCAAATCACAAGACTTGCTGTGTGTGACATGCTGCGAAAGAGAGTTTCAAAACTGTTTATTCTTAAGACACTCTTggccaaaacacaaaataagacCATTAATGGCGTGACAGAGAGCAACACAAACCACACCTTCCCCGTTCTGCCTTCATACACGCTGGGTGTAAACTACGTTTCAAGTCTAAACCCAGAACCTTTTCAGTGAATGGCatggtgtattttattttcatacagAGCataatcctaaccctaaccttttatattatttatagaggttgtttacatgttgtttgtgtttgcccCTCCTCCATCATGGCCATTCACATGCCAAGCACAAGGTCAAGATTAAAGTATGAACCATGTCCAAACTTGACATGGTATTGCCCTCTGTGGAAACACCTGCACACTGAGGTTTTCCCTTTTCAAGGAGGAATTTAAGGTTATCCGGGGTACAAGTTAGAGGTGAGAAAGAATTTGAGAGACACTACAGAGCAGTCGAGTTGACTGAATGAATGAGACAGGAACAGGTTAAGAAAAGATTTTGTCATCTGACAGGTAGAACCACTATGACCACATGTGGTAAAGCTGGTTCAAAAATGAAGAAGCACAGCATTTCAGCTTCACTATGACAGCAGTTGCCATTATATtgaaaaaatgacttttaattCTTACTATCTTTTTTCCTTACTGTATTGACATTATTCCTGGATTTGATGATTCTGATAATCTAAATGTCTATTTAATGCCATCCGAGCATAAATGCCCACCTTAATGAAGATCATGTGGTACTGAAATCCCTGGTGCTGCTatagaattcaattcaattcattattCCATTATGTTTGGCCCAATGGTGGATAGATAGATACATGTACACCAGTATTGTTAGCGGAGTAAAAAGTACGATATTTTTCCACTAACATGCTGAATGAAATATACAGCAGAACAGTGACATTTAGCCTCTTTATGGCCAAAATTATAAACCGGCCTAAAGTGACCCTTCCTCATTAGTCTACAGCAGTATTTGATAAAACGTAGCCTCACTAATTACTTTAATCCGttgataatcttttttttttttatcaaaccaGAAAAAATGCCCCGAAAACAGTTCCGTTTAAGCGAGTTTAGTCACATTTATCGGGAAAAGTTAGTTTCCCGCAACCCAACAGTGAAAAGCCGAGTGGGAACCGGGAGCTGCAGTCTGCTCTGTCAAACGCCGTTGCAGAGGCGCATGCGCATTATCGCGCTACTGCAGTCAGTCGGCATCGAGACGGTGACGTCGCCCAATTCAAGCGATAGGCAAGCCCGGACACACACCGGCAGGCGATGTGTGGCGTTACTTATCCGATACAGGCAACCGGCGGGGACCCAGAAAAACTGCTGACCCGGGGACGGTGGAAGACCAAGCCGTAGACCACACCGGCAAGGAGCCGGGACGATTCCACGCGCGCCGTACTGCTTTTTAGAGCTGTTTTTGTTCCTCATAGGAGCATCACCGGGCTACCTGTCAGAGCAGCCCGTCACTGAGGTTATCGCAGCAGATTTCAGGACACCACAATGACTCTTGAGGATGAACTGACCTCAGCCGCAGCGAAGGGAAACACGGCAGATGTGAGGGCTCTTCTGGAGAAAGGCGCTCAAGTGAACGGGAATAACCGTTTTGGACAAAGCGCTCTGCAGGTCAGTGCCACCGGAACAGCACACTTTCTCGCTCTTAAACACAAACTTTTCAAACGGTAAACGCGAGCATAGGTCCTaactttccacagaagagcagCTTTATAGCCGAGCTATTAGAGatatttttttctggaaaataaatttgtatttttataaaaaaaaaaaaaaaaaaaaaaaaaaaaaaaaaaaagaagaagaagatgatgaagacGCGACGCATCTGAAAATGACGCGCTTTGTGGGCTTTAGAGAAATCACGCGTATTTTTTAATTGAGGAAAAACAATAATCTCGTTCAAGTAAAACGAAACTATCATTTTGTTTCTAGCTTTTGAATGGCAGCGCAAGTTAGGCTATATTAGTATATCTGGCACGTATTGATTGCAAAAGACTGGAATCTGAAGACTTTAAATcgggaaaatattttaatattatgatgcataataatataaatttagatttttttacatttttaattcagGCTGCACTGATCAGTAGTGTAGACTAATAGGTTAAAGTTGCGTGGTGAAACACTGCTGTCCTTTCCTTTCTTGTCACTACAGAAAATAATGCATCATAACCACATTTGTAGGAGCTCTTAAAAACCTGTTGAGTCAGTCACAGTATAGTGTGTAGGGTTTGTACTGCAGTTGCATTGTTTTGTTTAGATGTAGAAGAGTCactaatgttttcattttaaactaaGGTCCAGGTAAAGTGAAAGTCAGCGAAGATAACATTTAACATATGCGATTTCTGTGCTTCTCAGGAAGAAGTCTATTACTTGGACTGCCATCGCCGAAAACTAAAAATCAGttgcatgatttaaaaaaaaaaaaaagacttctgtCAAAATTGTGCAATTATCTGAAGGCAAACTGGCGCTATCCCTCTGCGTAATAAAGTGCGTCTGTTTTAGTGTGGAAGGGTGGGCctaaatcaaatatttttgtgttttgaagtaaattaattgaattaaattaaaatagagTAATATAATTCCCGGTCATGTTCTTGTGAAGGTAATGATGATGGGGAGCACGTCGGTGGCGCAGTTGTTACTGGATCATGGAGCGGACCCCAACGTGGCGGACAACAGCACAGGGACAACCCCGCTGCACGACGCCGCTAGGGAGGGCTTTCTGGACACTGTACGCCTATTAGAGCGACACCATGCTGACCCACAGGCCAAGGACAAGCTC containing:
- the cdkn2a/b gene encoding cyclin-dependent kinase 4 inhibitor B encodes the protein MTLEDELTSAAAKGNTADVRALLEKGAQVNGNNRFGQSALQVMMMGSTSVAQLLLDHGADPNVADNSTGTTPLHDAAREGFLDTVRLLERHHADPQAKDKLNRLPIDLARLRGHGDVVNFLESLQNGYNP